Proteins found in one Pseudomonas mosselii genomic segment:
- a CDS encoding DUF1799 domain-containing protein, whose product MHRRAEGSDRCLPGGLQPGALGKLRAAARALYESGPSAEQLAAIGLTLADLLEEEVEVWPDAWPAIRVFEALGTQWRLGQGGPSGLDYTAIPSVASMLGIKRRELTEIFPDLRIMEHEALAVMAEAAE is encoded by the coding sequence CTGCACCGGCGCGCCGAAGGCAGTGACCGATGCCTACCAGGCGGCCTACAACCCGGCGCGCTTGGGAAACTGAGGGCGGCGGCTCGGGCGCTGTATGAGAGCGGCCCGTCCGCCGAGCAGCTGGCGGCCATTGGCCTGACCCTGGCCGACCTCCTCGAGGAAGAGGTGGAGGTTTGGCCAGATGCTTGGCCGGCCATCCGAGTATTCGAGGCATTGGGCACGCAGTGGCGCTTGGGGCAGGGCGGACCTTCGGGTCTGGACTACACAGCCATTCCCTCGGTCGCGTCGATGCTCGGAATCAAGCGCCGAGAACTCACCGAAATTTTCCCCGATCTCCGCATCATGGAACACGAAGCTCTGGCCGTGATGGCTGAGGCGGCGGAGTAG
- a CDS encoding phage tail assembly chaperone translates to MAKIKIAQNPTFTAVVQVPRIGGEPVPVEFQFRYMDRVTLAGMFDRWNKARDTWAEKAQKDGASWEEVTAGEITLQAEQLGEIITGWDLEDEFSQEAIVELVRTCTGAPKAVTDAYQAAYNPARLGN, encoded by the coding sequence ATGGCGAAGATCAAGATCGCGCAGAACCCGACTTTCACTGCGGTTGTGCAGGTGCCGCGTATCGGCGGCGAGCCAGTGCCGGTTGAGTTCCAGTTCCGGTACATGGACCGGGTGACACTGGCCGGCATGTTCGACCGCTGGAACAAAGCGCGCGACACCTGGGCAGAAAAGGCCCAGAAGGATGGTGCGAGCTGGGAGGAAGTCACCGCTGGTGAAATCACCCTGCAGGCCGAGCAGCTGGGCGAGATCATCACCGGCTGGGATCTGGAGGACGAGTTCAGCCAGGAGGCGATCGTCGAACTCGTGCGCACCTGCACCGGCGCGCCGAAGGCAGTGACCGATGCCTACCAGGCGGCCTACAACCCGGCGCGCTTGGGAAACTGA
- a CDS encoding phage tail protein, translating to MAARIPLPNGSVLEIASTLGTAVPFIALTNAKPPVASAVGHSIDADDILLISSGWALINDRTAKAANVTTDAFSLAGLDTTNTDRYTAGAGIGSVVPVSGWTQISKVTGFTVSGGEQQFLTVGYLENDDDLQFPTNRNPISVSVTVEDQPSALYVPVVEGYDDSKELTVIRLNLPGGGQILMPGYVSITSTPTMERNQMMTRTISVGLSGRPTRYSA from the coding sequence ATGGCCGCACGCATCCCGCTGCCCAACGGTTCTGTGCTGGAGATTGCCAGCACCCTTGGCACCGCTGTGCCTTTCATTGCCCTGACCAATGCCAAGCCGCCAGTGGCGAGCGCGGTAGGCCACAGCATCGATGCCGACGACATTCTGCTGATCAGCTCCGGCTGGGCCCTAATCAACGACCGCACCGCCAAGGCCGCCAACGTCACTACCGACGCATTCTCGCTGGCGGGCCTGGACACCACCAACACTGACCGCTACACCGCCGGCGCCGGCATCGGCTCGGTTGTCCCTGTGTCGGGCTGGACGCAGATCTCGAAAGTGACAGGCTTCACGGTCTCCGGCGGCGAGCAGCAGTTCCTCACGGTCGGTTACCTCGAGAACGACGACGATCTGCAGTTCCCCACCAACCGCAACCCGATAAGCGTGTCGGTGACGGTCGAGGACCAGCCGAGCGCGCTGTACGTGCCTGTGGTAGAGGGCTACGACGACTCCAAGGAGCTGACGGTGATCCGCCTGAACTTGCCCGGCGGCGGTCAGATCCTGATGCCTGGCTACGTCAGCATCACCAGCACGCCGACCATGGAGCGTAACCAGATGATGACCCGCACCATCAGCGTCGGCCTGTCTGGCCGTCCGACCCGTTACAGCGCCTAA
- a CDS encoding phage tail terminator-like protein — protein sequence MSHARARQAIEIKLMTWAAARPIRVANFEQAFEPDPDETFLRAFLLPASATCRYLGGEAYEYTGVYQVSITCPAGQALATAEAVIDELTSVFRVDSELSRNGFEGLVVEPVEQGPTIPEPSTYTVPASFTYRGIADQPPAGA from the coding sequence ATGAGCCACGCAAGAGCACGACAGGCCATCGAGATCAAGCTGATGACTTGGGCCGCGGCGCGCCCGATCCGGGTCGCGAACTTCGAGCAGGCTTTCGAGCCAGACCCCGACGAAACCTTCCTGCGCGCCTTTCTGCTCCCGGCCAGCGCCACCTGCCGCTACTTGGGCGGTGAGGCCTACGAGTACACCGGCGTCTACCAGGTCAGCATCACCTGCCCGGCAGGCCAGGCGCTGGCGACTGCTGAGGCCGTGATTGATGAGCTCACCAGTGTCTTCCGTGTCGACAGCGAGCTGAGCCGCAACGGCTTCGAAGGCCTGGTTGTCGAGCCGGTAGAGCAGGGCCCCACCATCCCCGAGCCGTCGACTTACACAGTCCCGGCCAGCTTCACCTACCGCGGCATCGCGGACCAACCGCCCGCTGGGGCATAA
- a CDS encoding major capsid protein: MALSNMKVFNEYLKRTTIETLAQDVEKFNASSAGAIRLTTQGIDGDFLQESFWAGLHGAQRRVDRYAANGNQASTPLAQKQYDSVKIAGGFGPILWEPSQLSWIQKNPEEALEVISRNLSEAIMADQLNTAISALAGAIGNQPSATNDVSATAGVTYVAINNAHALFGDASQRLMAQVMTGAMYHKLVGQNLANAERLFQFSGVQVVDILGKAVIITDAPALYEAGTPNKQKVLSLADGAAVVMDGSDLITNIETSNGKERIETTMQADYAFGLGLKGYTWDTANGGKSPTNAELSTGTNWDLVANSIKASAGVLTIGDATK; encoded by the coding sequence ATGGCCCTTTCGAACATGAAGGTGTTCAACGAATACCTCAAGCGCACCACCATCGAGACCCTGGCTCAGGATGTCGAGAAGTTCAACGCATCCTCGGCCGGCGCCATCCGCCTGACCACCCAGGGCATCGACGGCGACTTCCTGCAGGAATCGTTCTGGGCCGGCCTGCACGGCGCCCAGCGTCGTGTTGACCGCTATGCTGCCAACGGCAACCAGGCTTCCACCCCGCTGGCCCAGAAGCAGTACGACTCGGTGAAGATCGCCGGCGGCTTCGGCCCGATCCTTTGGGAGCCTTCCCAGCTCTCCTGGATCCAGAAGAACCCGGAAGAAGCGCTGGAAGTGATCAGCCGCAACCTGTCCGAAGCCATCATGGCGGACCAGCTGAACACCGCCATCTCGGCCCTGGCCGGCGCCATCGGGAACCAGCCGAGCGCCACCAACGACGTTTCGGCCACTGCTGGCGTGACCTACGTAGCGATCAACAACGCCCACGCGCTGTTCGGTGACGCTTCCCAGCGCCTGATGGCCCAGGTCATGACCGGTGCCATGTACCACAAGCTGGTCGGCCAGAACCTCGCCAACGCCGAGCGTCTGTTCCAGTTCTCCGGCGTGCAGGTGGTCGACATCCTCGGCAAGGCCGTGATCATCACTGACGCTCCTGCGCTATACGAGGCCGGCACCCCGAACAAGCAGAAGGTGCTCAGCCTGGCCGACGGCGCCGCGGTGGTGATGGATGGCTCCGACCTGATCACCAACATCGAGACCTCCAACGGCAAGGAGCGTATCGAGACGACCATGCAGGCCGACTACGCCTTCGGCCTGGGCCTCAAGGGCTACACCTGGGACACCGCCAACGGCGGCAAGTCGCCGACCAACGCCGAGCTGTCCACCGGCACCAACTGGGACCTGGTGGCGAACAGCATCAAGGCCTCGGCCGGCGTGCTGACCATCGGTGACGCCACCAAGTAA
- a CDS encoding DUF6651 domain-containing protein encodes MKLKTVEVDGKQYAVIEDGKPVYVEDDGKEVAFDAVGTRNTITRLNAEAKSHRERADGFEKTAKAFEGIEDAAAAKKALEIVANLDAKKLVDAGEIEKVKGEISRAFQTQLDEANDKAQTFEQQLYAEKIGGSFARSQFIAEKMAVPADMVQAAFGSNFKIEEGKVVAYDAQGQKIFSRARPGELADFNEALETLVSQYPHRDHILKSSGANGGGAPNGGGQHKTTKGNFGGTKAERLEAIKGLTASE; translated from the coding sequence ATGAAACTCAAGACCGTTGAAGTGGATGGCAAGCAGTACGCCGTGATCGAGGATGGCAAGCCGGTCTACGTCGAGGACGATGGCAAGGAGGTCGCCTTCGATGCCGTAGGCACCCGCAACACCATCACCAGGCTGAACGCCGAAGCCAAGTCGCACCGCGAGCGCGCCGACGGCTTCGAGAAGACCGCCAAGGCGTTCGAAGGCATCGAAGATGCTGCGGCCGCCAAGAAAGCCCTGGAGATCGTTGCCAACCTCGACGCCAAGAAGCTGGTGGATGCCGGCGAGATCGAGAAGGTGAAGGGCGAAATCAGCAGGGCCTTCCAAACCCAGCTGGATGAAGCCAACGACAAGGCGCAGACCTTCGAGCAGCAGCTGTATGCCGAGAAGATCGGCGGCAGCTTCGCGCGCTCCCAGTTCATCGCCGAGAAGATGGCTGTTCCCGCTGACATGGTCCAGGCCGCCTTCGGCAGCAACTTCAAGATCGAGGAAGGCAAGGTCGTCGCGTACGACGCCCAGGGCCAGAAGATCTTCAGCCGCGCTCGCCCGGGTGAACTGGCCGACTTCAACGAAGCGCTCGAAACCCTCGTCTCGCAGTACCCCCATCGCGACCACATCCTGAAGAGCTCCGGCGCCAATGGCGGCGGCGCGCCGAACGGCGGTGGCCAGCACAAAACTACAAAGGGCAACTTCGGTGGCACCAAGGCTGAACGCCTGGAAGCCATCAAGGGCCTGACCGCAAGCGAATAA
- a CDS encoding DUF4055 domain-containing protein → MSDNPSITLPAVDAMRAYWAVISPLMGGTMAMRVAGKVLLPQYPAEDDESYRERLRLSTLLPAYSETVGNMTSRVFAEPLQVGDDVPETIVEMAKDIDHAGNDLNSWAVGFFTEGLSHGLCHAFVDHPPAGDLKTQADEQAAGVRPYVVLVRPEQVLGWRSKGGVLTMVRYIEVVEEEDGEFGAKCVEQIRVLEPGSWRTYRRSAKAARGKQASVGGTWELHEEGTNSLTAIPWVTFYTGRTGFMMAKPPLIELAHLNVKHWQSQSDQDNILHVIRVPILVRIGIQTQYDNQGKIVPPEFKVGTGQLTDLPKDGDLKYVEHTGQAVESGRTALQDLIGEMRMAGAKLLTPDKTATKTATQAEEEAAQELSPLARMAHHFADCLAQLLQFMADYRGLGEGGTVEMRGNFDVDYMPEVSLPTLVSMANAGMISKETLFTEMQRRGVISDEYDWDDELAKIEAQGPALGTL, encoded by the coding sequence ATGAGCGATAACCCGAGCATCACGCTGCCCGCTGTCGACGCGATGCGCGCCTACTGGGCCGTGATCTCGCCTCTCATGGGCGGAACCATGGCGATGCGCGTGGCGGGGAAGGTCCTGCTGCCGCAGTATCCCGCCGAAGATGACGAATCCTACCGGGAGCGTCTGCGCCTCTCGACACTGCTGCCGGCCTATTCCGAGACGGTAGGCAACATGACCTCGCGGGTGTTCGCCGAGCCGCTTCAGGTGGGTGACGATGTGCCAGAGACCATTGTTGAGATGGCCAAGGACATCGATCACGCCGGAAACGACCTCAACTCCTGGGCTGTCGGATTCTTCACCGAGGGCCTGAGCCATGGCCTGTGCCATGCCTTCGTCGATCACCCGCCAGCGGGCGACCTTAAAACCCAGGCCGACGAGCAGGCCGCCGGTGTGCGCCCCTACGTCGTGCTGGTAAGGCCTGAGCAGGTGTTGGGCTGGCGCTCCAAGGGCGGTGTGCTGACCATGGTCCGCTACATCGAGGTGGTCGAGGAGGAAGATGGAGAGTTCGGCGCTAAGTGCGTCGAGCAGATTCGCGTGCTGGAGCCTGGTTCCTGGCGGACCTATCGCAGGTCGGCCAAGGCCGCACGGGGCAAGCAGGCCTCAGTTGGCGGCACCTGGGAGCTGCACGAAGAGGGCACCAACAGCCTGACCGCGATCCCTTGGGTTACCTTCTACACCGGCCGCACCGGCTTCATGATGGCAAAGCCGCCGCTGATCGAGCTGGCGCACCTGAACGTGAAGCACTGGCAGAGCCAGAGCGACCAGGACAACATCCTGCATGTCATTCGCGTGCCGATCCTGGTGCGCATCGGCATCCAGACCCAGTACGACAACCAAGGGAAGATCGTCCCGCCAGAGTTCAAGGTTGGCACCGGCCAGCTGACCGACCTGCCCAAGGATGGCGACCTCAAGTATGTCGAGCACACCGGCCAGGCCGTTGAATCCGGCCGAACCGCGCTGCAAGACCTGATCGGTGAGATGCGCATGGCTGGGGCCAAGCTGCTGACCCCGGACAAAACGGCTACCAAGACCGCCACGCAGGCGGAGGAGGAGGCTGCTCAGGAGCTGTCCCCGCTGGCGCGCATGGCGCACCACTTCGCTGACTGCCTGGCTCAGTTGCTCCAGTTCATGGCCGACTACCGTGGCCTGGGCGAGGGCGGCACGGTCGAGATGCGCGGCAACTTCGACGTCGACTACATGCCCGAGGTGTCGCTGCCAACGCTGGTATCCATGGCCAATGCCGGGATGATCAGCAAAGAGACGCTGTTCACCGAGATGCAACGCCGCGGCGTGATCAGCGACGAATACGACTGGGACGATGAGCTGGCGAAGATTGAGGCTCAAGGCCCAGCCCTCGGTACGCTGTGA
- a CDS encoding phage terminase large subunit family protein: MSPLPRTYEAPVKLTPKQANIYVWGFQRNARFRDAVCGRRFGKTFLGKAEMRRAARLAAEWGVSVEDEIWYAAPTQKQARRVFWRRLKQAIPREWRECKPNESDMLITLKSGHLIRCVGLENYDDLRGSGLFFVLVDEWADCKWAAWEEVLRPMLSTCEYVIPGVGKCKGGHALRIGTPKGFNHCFDTYRDGQADGEPDHKSWLYTSLQGGNVPAEELDAARRKMDPRTFRQEYEASFENYAGVVYYTFSRSESRTSERIKPGEALHIGMDFNVMKMAAVVYVVRDGLPLALDEFHSVRDTPEMIEKIKARFPGHGIAVYPDASGQTTSSKNASESDLSLLRKAGFTVIVDSQNPGVKDRVNSVNAMLMNAYGERRLKVNIDQCPQLTLCLERQTYDKHGEPDKDPKKGHDHMNDAAGYFIAKRYPINVATATSQSLRM; encoded by the coding sequence ATGTCCCCGCTACCCCGTACCTATGAGGCGCCGGTCAAGCTGACGCCGAAGCAGGCGAACATCTACGTGTGGGGATTCCAGCGTAATGCCCGCTTCCGCGATGCGGTCTGTGGCCGGCGGTTCGGCAAGACCTTCCTCGGCAAGGCGGAGATGCGTCGCGCGGCTCGGCTGGCTGCTGAATGGGGCGTGAGCGTCGAGGACGAGATCTGGTACGCAGCACCGACGCAGAAGCAGGCCCGCCGGGTGTTCTGGCGCCGACTGAAGCAGGCCATCCCACGAGAGTGGCGGGAGTGCAAGCCGAACGAGTCGGACATGCTGATCACGCTCAAGAGCGGTCACCTGATCCGCTGCGTTGGCCTGGAGAATTACGACGACCTGCGCGGTTCAGGCCTGTTCTTCGTCCTGGTGGACGAATGGGCAGACTGCAAGTGGGCTGCCTGGGAAGAAGTCCTGCGGCCGATGCTATCCACGTGTGAGTACGTCATACCGGGCGTCGGCAAGTGCAAGGGAGGTCATGCGCTGCGCATCGGCACGCCCAAGGGCTTCAACCACTGTTTCGACACCTACCGTGACGGCCAGGCCGATGGTGAACCGGACCACAAGAGCTGGCTCTACACCTCGCTACAGGGCGGCAACGTCCCAGCTGAGGAGCTGGACGCGGCGCGGCGCAAGATGGACCCGCGTACGTTCCGGCAGGAGTACGAGGCCAGCTTCGAGAACTACGCCGGGGTCGTTTACTACACCTTCAGCCGAAGCGAGAGCCGCACCAGCGAGCGAATCAAGCCGGGAGAGGCCTTGCACATCGGCATGGACTTCAACGTCATGAAGATGGCCGCGGTGGTCTACGTCGTCCGCGATGGCCTGCCGCTGGCCCTGGATGAGTTCCACTCAGTGCGCGACACGCCGGAGATGATCGAGAAGATCAAGGCGCGCTTCCCCGGGCACGGCATCGCCGTCTATCCAGACGCCAGCGGACAGACCACCAGCAGCAAGAACGCCAGCGAGTCCGACCTGTCCTTGCTGCGCAAGGCTGGCTTCACGGTGATCGTGGACAGCCAGAACCCAGGCGTTAAAGACCGGGTGAACTCGGTCAACGCCATGCTCATGAACGCCTACGGCGAGCGCCGGCTGAAGGTCAACATCGACCAGTGCCCGCAGCTGACGCTGTGCCTTGAGCGGCAGACCTACGACAAGCATGGCGAACCCGACAAGGACCCGAAGAAGGGTCATGACCACATGAACGACGCCGCCGGTTACTTCATCGCCAAGCGATACCCGATCAACGTGGCAACGGCCACAAGCCAATCCCTGAGAATGTGA
- a CDS encoding DUF2280 domain-containing protein, with amino-acid sequence MAALKSDVKAFIVQALACFDTPTQVSQAVKQEFNIDVTRQQVEQHDPTKRAGANLAAKWRTLFEDTRKRFREETAEIPIANRAFRLRGLGRMAEKAENMRNLALTAQLYEQAAKECGDMYVNRKIEPDKPLGSQADQQHAVAEYKLEPDENVPATPYL; translated from the coding sequence ATGGCAGCCCTGAAAAGCGATGTGAAAGCCTTCATCGTTCAGGCTTTGGCGTGCTTTGACACGCCCACCCAGGTCTCACAAGCCGTTAAGCAAGAATTCAACATCGATGTGACCCGCCAGCAGGTGGAGCAGCACGACCCAACCAAGCGAGCTGGCGCCAACCTGGCAGCCAAGTGGCGGACCCTGTTCGAGGACACCCGCAAGCGTTTCCGCGAGGAGACGGCAGAGATACCGATCGCCAACAGGGCGTTCCGGCTCCGGGGTCTTGGCCGAATGGCTGAGAAGGCTGAGAACATGCGCAACCTGGCCCTAACCGCTCAATTGTACGAGCAGGCGGCCAAGGAATGCGGCGACATGTACGTCAACCGCAAGATTGAACCAGACAAGCCCCTGGGCTCCCAGGCGGACCAGCAGCACGCCGTTGCTGAGTACAAGCTGGAGCCAGACGAGAATGTCCCCGCTACCCCGTACCTATGA
- a CDS encoding putative metallopeptidase, with the protein MERPIPPQSLLGLSELSDFGIRLVPAPEVWDWVSRQILANTGSIHNEDHSHLIDANIGVLWASSGFAKQGRVVLGQAEQLMFRAGGWQKARQEQQMRDWFGEEPAYLITLAADYCAQCTDAEFCALVEHELYHIAQATDQCGAPKFTQDGLPKLEMRGHDVEEFVGVVKRYGASEDVQQLIDAASRPPEVAKINIARACGTCLLKSA; encoded by the coding sequence ATGGAAAGACCTATTCCTCCTCAATCACTGCTTGGGCTTTCAGAGCTCTCTGATTTCGGAATACGTCTGGTGCCAGCTCCTGAAGTGTGGGATTGGGTCAGCCGCCAGATCCTGGCTAACACTGGCAGCATCCACAACGAAGACCACTCTCACCTGATCGACGCCAACATTGGAGTGCTTTGGGCATCCTCTGGATTCGCCAAGCAGGGAAGGGTGGTGCTAGGCCAGGCCGAGCAGCTGATGTTCCGCGCAGGTGGATGGCAGAAGGCCCGGCAAGAGCAACAGATGCGGGATTGGTTCGGCGAGGAGCCGGCCTACCTGATCACCTTGGCAGCCGACTACTGCGCCCAGTGCACCGACGCCGAGTTCTGCGCCCTGGTCGAGCACGAGCTCTACCACATCGCCCAGGCGACCGATCAGTGCGGCGCTCCCAAGTTCACCCAGGATGGCCTGCCCAAGCTTGAAATGCGCGGTCACGACGTCGAAGAGTTCGTTGGAGTGGTGAAGCGCTACGGTGCAAGCGAAGACGTACAGCAGCTTATCGACGCTGCAAGCCGGCCGCCTGAGGTGGCCAAGATCAACATTGCGAGGGCCTGCGGAACCTGTCTGCTCAAGTCGGCCTGA
- a CDS encoding Acb2/Tad1 domain-containing protein, producing MDNQHKKITGYRDLTQSEIDGMNSIKALEADAGELFKQIGQIEGVDPRLLALAKTNLQQGFMWFVRSIAKPADPFA from the coding sequence ATGGACAACCAGCACAAGAAGATCACCGGCTACCGCGACCTCACCCAGAGCGAGATCGACGGCATGAACTCAATCAAGGCCCTGGAGGCCGATGCCGGCGAGCTGTTCAAGCAGATCGGCCAGATCGAAGGTGTTGACCCGCGACTGCTGGCCTTGGCCAAGACCAACCTGCAGCAGGGCTTCATGTGGTTTGTGCGCTCGATCGCCAAGCCAGCTGACCCGTTCGCTTGA
- the tnpC gene encoding IS66 family transposase has translation MIAVPESLPDDPILLKHLLLLASEQAAAKDARIEQLQEQVALLRHKLFSPKSERSSEDADSPQLAMFNEVEELIEAPAAEPVEAEAEAEAEEVVAPVKRRGKRKPLPANLPRVEVIHELPEHERACACGACKQVIGEETSEQLEIIPMQVRVIRHIRKTYACKACETAPVTADKPAQLIEKSLASPSVLAMLLTTKYADGIPLYRFEKMLSRHGVDIPRQTLARWVIQSGEQLQPLLNLMRDKLFEYPVLHCDETRLQVLHEPGRDPSAQSWMWVQSGGPPDKPVILFDYTASRAQEVPLRLLDGYRGYLMTDDYAGYNAVAARDGIERLGCWAHARRKFVEAQKVQPKGKTGRADVALSLINKLYGIERDLKDADHSERLDVRQQRSQPLIDQLKAWLDKTQPQVAGQTALGKAVNYLARNWSRLVRYIEGGHLPIDNNRAENAIRPFVIGRKNWLFSDTPKGATASAQIYSLIETAKANGQEPYAWLRHILERLPAASRVEDYEALLPWNCSPASASAS, from the coding sequence ATGATCGCCGTGCCCGAATCTCTTCCTGACGACCCAATCCTGCTGAAGCATTTACTGCTGCTGGCCAGTGAACAGGCGGCGGCGAAAGATGCTCGCATAGAACAACTTCAAGAACAGGTCGCCTTGCTGCGCCACAAGCTGTTCTCGCCCAAGTCCGAGCGCAGCTCTGAAGACGCCGACTCACCGCAGTTGGCCATGTTCAACGAGGTCGAAGAGCTGATCGAAGCGCCGGCCGCCGAGCCAGTCGAAGCCGAAGCCGAAGCCGAAGCCGAAGAAGTCGTTGCGCCGGTCAAGCGCCGTGGCAAACGCAAGCCGCTGCCGGCCAACCTGCCGCGCGTGGAAGTCATCCATGAGCTACCCGAGCATGAGCGCGCCTGCGCCTGTGGTGCCTGCAAGCAGGTGATCGGCGAGGAGACCAGCGAGCAGCTGGAGATCATCCCGATGCAGGTGCGGGTCATCCGCCACATCCGCAAGACCTATGCCTGCAAGGCCTGTGAAACCGCGCCGGTCACCGCCGATAAACCGGCACAACTGATCGAGAAGAGCCTGGCCAGCCCCAGCGTGCTGGCGATGCTGCTGACCACCAAGTACGCCGACGGCATTCCGCTGTACCGCTTCGAAAAGATGCTCAGCCGCCACGGCGTCGACATCCCACGGCAGACCCTGGCGCGTTGGGTGATCCAAAGTGGCGAGCAACTGCAACCGTTGCTCAACCTGATGCGCGACAAACTGTTCGAATACCCCGTGCTGCACTGCGACGAAACGCGCTTACAGGTGCTGCATGAACCGGGGCGCGACCCCTCGGCACAATCCTGGATGTGGGTGCAAAGCGGTGGGCCGCCGGACAAGCCGGTGATCCTTTTCGACTACACAGCCAGCCGCGCGCAGGAGGTGCCGCTACGCCTGCTCGATGGCTACCGCGGCTACCTGATGACCGACGACTACGCCGGCTACAACGCCGTGGCTGCACGCGACGGCATCGAACGCCTGGGCTGCTGGGCGCATGCGCGACGCAAGTTCGTCGAAGCCCAAAAGGTGCAGCCCAAGGGCAAGACTGGGCGTGCCGACGTGGCGCTGAGCCTGATCAACAAGCTCTACGGCATCGAGCGTGACCTGAAGGACGCTGACCATAGCGAACGCCTCGACGTCCGCCAGCAACGCAGCCAGCCCCTGATCGACCAACTCAAGGCCTGGCTGGACAAAACCCAACCGCAGGTCGCTGGGCAGACGGCCCTGGGCAAGGCGGTAAACTACTTGGCCAGAAACTGGAGCAGGCTGGTGCGCTACATCGAAGGCGGGCATCTACCGATCGACAACAACCGCGCCGAGAACGCCATCCGTCCCTTCGTCATCGGCCGCAAGAACTGGCTGTTCAGCGACACGCCGAAAGGCGCTACCGCCAGCGCGCAGATCTACAGCCTGATCGAAACTGCCAAAGCCAACGGGCAAGAGCCTTACGCCTGGTTGCGCCACATCCTTGAACGCCTGCCAGCGGCGAGCCGCGTCGAGGATTACGAAGCGCTGCTGCCGTGGAACTGCTCGCCAGCTTCTGCCTCTGCTTCCTGA
- the tnpB gene encoding IS66 family insertion sequence element accessory protein TnpB (TnpB, as the term is used for proteins encoded by IS66 family insertion elements, is considered an accessory protein, since TnpC, encoded by a neighboring gene, is a DDE family transposase.), which translates to MMRPDAKVQKVYLYPKPVDFRKSINGLAALVELDIKVEVFNPVLFVFLNRTRSQVKILYWERNGFCLWLKRLEAERFKTKPDAGDEAIELTVDELNWLLDGIDLWRNRPHQILTPRFVT; encoded by the coding sequence ATGATGCGTCCCGACGCCAAAGTGCAGAAGGTCTATCTCTACCCAAAGCCCGTCGACTTCCGCAAATCCATCAACGGACTGGCCGCGCTGGTCGAGCTGGACATCAAGGTGGAGGTGTTCAACCCGGTGCTGTTCGTGTTCCTCAATCGCACGCGCAGCCAGGTCAAGATTCTCTACTGGGAGCGCAATGGCTTCTGCCTGTGGCTCAAGCGACTGGAAGCCGAGCGTTTCAAGACCAAACCCGATGCGGGTGACGAAGCCATCGAACTGACGGTCGACGAACTGAACTGGCTGCTCGACGGCATCGACCTGTGGCGCAACCGTCCGCACCAGATACTGACGCCGCGCTTCGTAACCTGA
- a CDS encoding recombination protein NinG: MTLAKEIKPKKCKAPGCGKHFKPAMTTQKVCSIACAKAMAKDPKLQKIAAKAITKQKRLDLQERREKLKTRREHMAETQAAFNAYIRERDAGLPCISCDSLPSDHDLITGSRWDAGHYRSVGACPELRFEPLNVHRQCVKCNRNLSGNAVEYRIRLVKRIGADQVEFLEGPHKPQRLTIEDLQAIKALYRQKLKDLRRAAA, from the coding sequence ATGACACTGGCCAAGGAGATCAAACCGAAGAAGTGCAAAGCGCCAGGCTGCGGCAAGCACTTCAAGCCTGCCATGACCACGCAGAAGGTGTGCAGCATCGCCTGTGCCAAGGCCATGGCGAAGGACCCGAAACTTCAGAAGATCGCGGCCAAGGCCATCACCAAGCAGAAGCGCCTGGACCTGCAGGAGCGCCGGGAGAAACTGAAGACCCGCCGCGAGCACATGGCTGAAACCCAAGCCGCGTTCAACGCCTACATCCGCGAACGTGACGCCGGCCTGCCGTGCATCAGCTGCGACTCGTTGCCGAGCGATCACGACCTCATCACCGGTAGCCGCTGGGACGCCGGCCATTACAGGTCGGTGGGTGCCTGCCCGGAGCTCCGGTTCGAGCCTCTGAACGTCCACCGCCAGTGCGTGAAGTGCAACCGGAATCTGTCTGGGAACGCGGTCGAGTACCGCATCCGGTTGGTGAAACGCATCGGCGCCGACCAGGTGGAATTCCTCGAAGGGCCTCATAAGCCCCAGCGCCTGACCATCGAAGACCTGCAGGCCATCAAGGCCCTGTACAGGCAAAAACTCAAAGACCTTAGGAGGGCAGCAGCATGA